The stretch of DNA TGACCACCGGCAGCAAGACACTGCATATTTTTTCCAAGCATCTGCTCGGAGATCCGGACATCCGTCTGGTAGCCCGCATGCTGCCCCGGCACGATAATATGGAGAAATGCGAAGAGCTCGGCGTTGAGCAAAAGAACATCATTGCCCTGCAAGGACCGTTCACCCGGGAGCTGAATGAAGCTCTTTACCGGCAGTACGGCACGACGGTGATGGTCACGAAAGAGAGCGGCAAAACCGGGGCTGTCGACGAGAAGATTGAAGCCGCGCTGAAGTTGGGTATTCAGGTAATATTAATTTCCCGGCCGGAAATTGATTTTGGCGCTGTGTTTACGAATTTCCAGGACGTCATTGAGCGGTTGGAACAAGTTGCCCGCTAAATAAAATGAACTTGAAAAAAATAGCATAAGGGTAAGGAGTAACGAAGGGGAAGTTTGGAACTGTAGGAGCGATAGCGACCGCCCGAAAGCTTTCCGTAGGAAAGCTCGCTTCGAAAGCATAAGCTGTCTCCGGATTTCATCCACGAAGGATGGTATAAATCAAGAAATCTGGAGACAACAGCGGCCGGAAGTCCAAACATTTCTCGAAGTTGCGAACGACACACAAATGGGAAAATCTCAAGTTCATTTTATATCATCCGAATACAGGGGAGAAATGTTATGGACTTTAAGACGGAATTTAAACCGCTGACTGTACAGCCTCAGGAGATTGAGAGCAAAAGCTTCGAGATCATCACGGAAGAACTGGGCGAACATCCCTTTACACCCGAGCAGTACCCGGTCGTCCAGCGAATCATTCATGCCTCGGCGGACTTCGAGCTTGGCAGGAATATTGTGTTTCACCCGAGAGCGATTGAAGCGGGAATAGCGGCTATTCTTGGCGGAAAGAAGATCGTTGCCGATGTGCAGATGGTCCAGGTAGGTATCAGCAAGCCGCGCATTCAAAAGTTTGGCGGAAGCGTCGACGTCTACATTTCGGACCCCGATGTGATGGAGGAAGCGAAACGGTTAAATACAACCCGCGCCATCATTTCCATGCGTAAAGCGGTGCGCGAAGCGGAGGGGGGGATTTACGCCATCGGCAACGCCCCTACAGCCCTTCTTGAATTGATCCGTATGGTTAAGGAAGGGGAAGCAAAGCCGGATCTAATTATCGGCATGCCGGTAGGCTTTGTGTCCGCTGCGGAATCGAAGGATGAGCTCCGCAAGCTCGATATTCCGTTTATTACCAACCTTGGGCGGAAGGGCGGCAGTACGGTTGTGGTGGCGGCTGTTAATGCCCTTGCCGTTATGGCGGAGAAAAAAGCGTAAATCAGGGAAGGGATCTCATGAGCGATTTTGTGGAACCAGAGAATAATCCTAAAGAGATGCGGCACGGATTTACAACAGGCGCCTGCGCGGCTGCGGCGGCGAAAGCCGCGGTCATGATGCTGGCTACCCATACCCGGGTTAATGAATCCACCATCTGGCTGCCTGCCGGATTTTTCCATACGTTTACTATCCTGGAGGGTGAATTTAGTAGGGATACGGCGCAGTGCGCGACGATCAAGGACGCGGGCGATGACCCGGACGCTACGCATAAGGCAAGAATTGTCGCCATGGCGGCCTGGACAGACGGCAGCGGCATCGAACTTGACGGCGGCACCGGGGTGGGGCGTGTCACCAAGCCGGGGCTTCCGATCCCGGTAGGCGAAGCAGCCATCAATCCGGTTCCCCGCCGGATGATCCGGAAGGAAGTTCAGGAGGTCTTGGAGGAGTACGGCATAGATCGGGGCGTTAAAGTGGTCATTTCCGTGCCCGGCGGAGAAGAAATCGCCAAGAAGACCTTGAACGGCCGGCTGGGCATTGTCGGCGGGATATCGATTTTGGGTACGAGAGGGACCGTGGTGCCGTTTTCCACGTCCGCGTATAAGGCGAGTATTATTCAAGCCATACAGGTGGCGAGGGCTTCCGGCTGCACTCAGGTTGTTCTGACCACAGGCGGCAGCAGCGAGAAATATGCGATGAAGCTAAACCCTGAGCTGAGCGAAGAGTCTTTTATCCAGATGGGCGACTTTGTCGGCTTCTCCCTGAAGCATGTTAAACGCCTCGGAATAAGCACCGTCAGCCTTGTCGGCATGATCGGCAAATTCTCGAAAGTAGCCCAGGGCGTAATGATGGTTCACTCCAAAAGCGCCGCCGTCGATTTCGGTTTTCTGGCTAAGGCCGCTGCCGAGACGGGCGCGTCGCTCGAACTTCAGGAGGCGATTCTGGAGTGCAACACGGCGACTCAAGCTGCCGACCTCGTTATCGAAGCGGGGCTGCCCGGTTTTTTTGATAAGTTAAGTGAATACGCCTGCCGTCACTGTCTTGAGCATATCGGGGGAGGAGTAACGGTTGAAGTCGTGCTGGTCACGATGAAAGGCGAGATATTGGGGAGGGAGGAACGGAGTGAATAAGCGCATCAAGATAATTGGTATCGGAGACGAAGGCCCCGTGGGGCTGTCCGCGGCTTCCCTCGAACGGATTCATCGGGCGGATGTGCTTGCCGGGGGCGAGAGACATCTGTCGTTTTTCCCTGATTACCGGGGAGAAACTATTATATTGAAGGGTGGGCTGGGAAGCACTGTCGAACGGCTGGCTGAACTCAGGGAAGACAAAGATGTCGTCGTGCTGGCTTCCGGTGATCCGCTGTTTTACGGTATCGCGAGTTACATGGTGAAGAAGCTGGGTGCGGATGCGGTAGAGGTTCATCCTTATTTAAGCTCGGTGCAGCTGGCCTTTGCCAGAATGGGGGAAAGCTGGCAGGATGCCGCAATGGAAAGCGTCCATGGCCGGACGATGAAAGGGCTGGCGCAGAGAATCAACGGCAAAGAGAAGATTGCCCTGCTGACCGATCACGAGAACAGTCCGTCTGCGATTGCCCGTTATCTGATCGATTTTGGAATCAATGAATATGAGGCTTTTGTTGTGGAAAATTTGGGCGGCGAGCATGAAAGATGCGGATTCTGGACGCTGGACGAGATGTCCCGGTCGGAATTTTCACCCCTGAATGTCGTCATCCTGCGCCGAAAGCCCGGGGTTGCGGCACCGCAGCTCGGATATGGCATAGAGGACGATGAATTTTATCAGCGGAAGCCTGAAAAAGGATTGATTACTAAAAAGGAAGTCCGGGTACTCAGTCTGGCCGAGTTAAAGCTCAAGAAAGACAGCACCGTTTGGGACATTGGAGCCGGCTCTGGATCGGTCGCTGTCGAGTGTACATTGTCGGCGCCTTACGGGCAGGTATTTGCCATCGAGAAAAACGCTGGTGATATAGAGAACATTGAGCTGAACCGGAAGAAATTCCGTGCGGATTTTACGGTGATTCATGACAAAGCCCCTAGTGGCCTTGATCAGCTTCCCGATCCGGATGCGGTATTTATTGGCGGCAGCGGAGGGGAACTGCGGGAGTTGATCCGGATCTGCTGCTCCAGGCTGAAAGCGGGAGGACGTATTGTCGTGAACGCGGCTACGATCGAGACGTTGTCCGAATCCCAGCAGGCGCTCGCCGATCACGGCTTCGATTCCCGGATTACGCTGGTGCAGATTTCGCGCAGCAAGCCGATTTTGAACATGACCCGCTTCGAAGGACTCAATCCCATTTATGTGATCACCGGCTTTGCGAAGCCCGGAAGTGAAAGAGGGGGAACCGAACAACCATGACAACGACAGCTGTAAAAACAGGAACCTTATATGGGATCGGCGTAGGTCCGGGAGACCCGGAGTTAATCACGGTTAAGGCGTTCCGCTTGATGAAAGAATGTCCGGTTATCGCCTATCCCAAGAAGCGGATGGGGGGCAAATCCTACGCGCTTGAAATCGTAGAATTATATATTAATACAGCGGAAAAAGAAATGCTGGGTCTCGTATTCCCGATGACCAAGAATCAGGAAACCCTTGATAGGGAGTGGAGCCGGACGGTTTCCCAGTGCTGGGAGCACCTGAAGGAAGGGCGCGATATCGCTTTTGTCACGGAAGGCGATCCCAATCTGTACAGCACGTTTATCCATATGGCCCGTCTGGTGCAGGAACTCCATCCCGAAGTCCCTGTCCTTTCCGTTCCAGGCATTTCCTCCGTCCTGGGGGCTGCCGCCCGCCTGGGACTTCCTTTGGCCGACGGAGACGAACAGGTGGCGATTGTTCCAGCCAGGAACGATCGTTCCGCAATGAAGAAAGCCCTTGAAGACCATGATGCGGTTGTGTTCATCAAGGTGGCCAAAGTGCTGGATTTGATTATCGATCTGCTGGAGGAGATGGAGCTTGTAGACAAAGCTTCGGTGGTCATGAAAGTAACCTCTTCTGATGAGCTGATCTGGCGAAATGTGCGGGAATTAAAAGGTCAGGAGCTTGAATATTTGACGTTAATGGCGGTGAAAAAATAGTGAAGCTTGAACCGAGAGTGTATATTGTCGGCGCCGGTCCGGGAGATCCTGATCTTATTACAGTGAAAGGCCTGAACATCCTGATGAACGCGGATCTCGTCCTGTACACCGATTCGCTCGTCAACGAACAACTTGTCGCCCGTGCCGGCAGTCATGCGAAGGTACTGCAGAGCTCCGGGATGGATCTGGAGCAAATGGTCGAAGTGATGGCGGAGGCCGTCTTGGCCGGAAAAAGCGTAGCCCGCGTACATACGGGCGACCCGGCCGTATATGGCGCGATCCTAGAGCAGATGGTTCTGCTGAAACAGCGCGGTATCGCCTACGAGATCGTGCCGGGAGTCAGCTCTGTCTTTGCTGCGGCTGCCGTGCTGGGCGCCGAATTGACGGTGCCGGATTTGACCCAGACGGTCATCCTGACCCGGGCCGAAGGACGGACGCCCGTACCGGAACGGGAGAAGCTCCGCGACCTCGCCTCCCATCATTGTACGATCGCCCTGTTTTTAAGCGCTACGCTTGCTAAGAAGGTAGTCAAAGAGTTTGTGGAGGCGGGCTGGTCGGAGGACACGCCGGTCGCCGTCGTTCAGCGGGCCACATGGCCGGATCAGAAAATCGTGCGTACGACGCTCCGGCATCTCAACAGCGATTTGCGGCAAGCGGGAATACGCATGCATGCCATGATCCTGGCAGGCTGGGCTCTTGACCCGGGGATGGTTGACCGTGATGAACACCGCTCCAAGCTATATGACAAGTCGTTTACCCACGGTTACCGGAAAGGGCAGGCCGCTTATGACTAAGCCTTATGCCGCCGTCGCGATCACCAAGCATGGGGTGGAAATGGCCCGAACCTTGGCTGCGGATTTCCCTGGAACCGACCTTTATTATATGAGTAAATTTGCCCGGGGAGATGAGACAGAGCTCGGGTACGGTCTGTTCGAGGGGTCCGTAAAGCTGATCCTGCCGGACCTGTTCAAAGCTTATAAAGGACTTATTATTTTCATATCTCTTGGAGCCGTCGTTCGTATGATCGCTCCGATTCTGGAAGATAAGAAAAAAGATCCTGCGGTCATCGTGATCGATGATCGCGGCCAGCATGTGATCAGCGTGCTTTCGGGCCATCTGGGCGGCGCCAATGAGCTAACGCTGGAGGTGGCGAAAGCGCTCGGCGCCCGTCCTGTCATCACGACCGCATCCGATGTACAGGGGACGATCCCGGTGGATCTGTTCGGACGCGGATTCGGCTGGGAAATCGAAAGCTTTGATAAGGCGACGCCCGTCAGCGCTTCGGTGGTCAATGAGGAGCGGATCGCCGTTGTGCAGGAAGCGGGCGAGACGCAGTGGTGGACCTATGACAAGCCGCTGCCGCCGCATATCGCCGTCTATGGTCACGCCAGTGAAGCGATGCAAGCAGAGTTTGACGCGGCGCTAGTGGTTACGGACCGGCTGCTGGAAGCCGGGGAAGAAGCTGCGCTGCTTAAGAATGGGGTGCTGTACAGGCCCAAGACGCTCGTCCTCGGCATCGGCTGCAACCGGGGGACATCGGCGGAGGAGATCGAGCATACGATCATAAGCACACTGTCAGAGCTCCGGCTGTCCGTTAAAAGCGTCCGCAATGCGGCCACCATCGTGCTGAAAAAGGATGAAGAGGGGCTTCTTGAAGTCTGCCGGAAGAATAAGTGGAAGCTTGAACTGTATACGCCGGACGAGCTGAATGAGGTTCCTCTTCGAAATCCGTCCGAAACGGTGTATAAATATACGGGCGCATATGGTGTCAGTGAGCCTGCGGCGCTCCGCTCATCGGGAGCGGCGGATTGGCTGCTGGAGAAAAGAAAGAGCGGCAACGTCACCATCTCCATCGCCCGCGTCCCATTTCCATCTAGCGGGCAGGTGAGAGTATGAGCGGGAACCGAAACCGGATCGTCATTGCGGGCACGGGCAGCGGCGCCGGTAAAACGACGGTAACGATTGGGTTAATGGCCGCACTGAAGCGCCGGGGTCTTCAGGTTCAGGGCTTCAAATGCGGCCCGGATTACATCGATCCGACCTATCATACCGCCGTAACGGGCAGGGCGTCGCGCAACCTGGATACCTGGATGCTGTCTCATGATATCATGCGTGAAATATTTCTCAGAGCTTCCGAAGGAGCCGATGTCTCCGTTATCGAGGGAGTCATGGGACTGTACGACGGGAAGGACCCGTTGTCCAACACCGGTTCGACGGCGGAGATTTCCGCCTTGCTGGAGAGTCCGGTCATTCTCGTTGTGAACGCGCAGAGCATGGCCCGCAGCGCGGCTGCTGTCGTGCTGGGATACCAGAAGCTGGATGAAAGCATCCGCATCGCCGGTGTAATCGTCAACAAGTGCGGAAGCCGAGGGCATTATCAGCTCGTCAAATCCGCGATTGAACAGGAATGCGGCATTCCCGTTGTCGGCTGGATGGGGCGGGACGACAGGCTAAGCATTCCCGAGCGCCATCTCGGTCTCGTTCCGGCCATTGAACGGGGAGAGCTGGACGGTTTGTTTGACCGGGTGGGCGATCTGGTCGAAGGCGGCGTGGATATCGAGTCGGTATTATCCTTGGCGGGTACGGCCCCTTCGCTTGCATGGCCGAAGGAACGGCTGTTCAGCGGCGGGCCGCGCCCGAACCCTGGGCCGACGATTGCCGTCGCCCGGGACGCGGCGTTCAACTTCTACTACCGTGAGAACCTGGAACTGCTTGAGCAATATGGCGCCAGACTGGTGTATTTCAGTCCCCTGGCGGGCGATACCGTGCCGGGCGATGCGGACGGTGTATATCTCGGCGGCGGATTCCCCGAGGAGTTTGCAGCCGGTCTTGCGGCGAATGAGCGGGTGAAGCGGGATTTGCAAGCCCGCGTTCAGGAAGGGCTGCCGGTCTTTGCCGAGTGCGGAGGGTATATGTATCTTACTCGTTCGATTACCGACCGCGCCGGAGAAACCCATGCCATGGTCGGACTTATCCCTGCGGATGTTGCCATGCAGGATAAGCTCGCTGCTCTGGGCTACCGTGAGGCCACGGCGCTCCGGGACTGTCTGCTCATGGAAGCGGGCGAGGCCATTCGGGGCCATGAATTCCATTATTCCAAACTGACGGCGGACCAGGAGGATTACCCTTATGTTTATCAAACGAAAGGTCTGCGCGGAACGGGATTTGAAGGCTACCTCTCGGATAATGTGATGGCAGGCTACACGCATCTTCATTTTGCGTCCAATCCGAAAGTCGCGGAGCGCTTTATACAGCGCTGCTTACATTACAGCCGGAAAAGAGGCGAGGCCAGTGGAACAGCCTGACCGGAGAACGAACCGCAAGGGCTATACCCTTGTCTATACAGGCGACGGCAAAGGCAAAACGACAGCTGCGCTGGGGCTCGCGGTGCGGGCTTCGGGACGCGGCTACAAAGTGCTGATTCTGCAATTTATCAAATCACCCCAGAGGACATACGGAGAACATATCGCCCTTCGTAAACTAGGGGTGGAGATCCGGCAGCTTGGCGTGGGATTCACCTGGACGAAGACGCCGGAAGAGCACCGCTCCGCACTGCGGGAGGCATGGGCTTCCGCCAGAGAAGAAGTGCTTGGCGGCGATTGGGATGTCGTGGTGCTGGACGAGATCAACAATGCGCTCGCGATTGAGAAATTCCCGGTTGACGACGTCCTTCCCCTTGGCGAAGTGCTGGATTTAATCAGGCAAAGGCCGAAGTATTTGCATCTGGTCCTGACCGGGCGCCAGGCGAAACCGGAAATTCTGGAACTGGCGGACCTGGTGTCCGAGGTTCAGGCGGTTAAGCATTATTACAAAGATGGGGTGCCCGCGGTTCTCGGGATTGAATATTGACCTTGGGGTGTGGCAGGGAGGAAATGATGGTTGAAGCGGAGTTCTATGAAAAAAAGCTGATACTTGCCACCGGAGGGGCGCGAAGCGGCAAGAGCCGTTTTGCCGAGCAGTATGCCGGGGAACTGGGACTGACCGGGGGGCAGGAAGTTATGTATATAGCCACGTCCCAACTTTACGATGACGAGATGAAAAGACGGGCGGCATTACACCAGGACCGGCGGCCCGCGGAATGGCGGACGGTCGAAGAGCCGTACGAGCTGGAATCCGTCATCCGGCGGCTGTCGGAAGAACCGGTATCCGTTGTCCTGATCGATTGCATTACCTTATGGATTTCGAACCTGCTGTTACAGCCGGACGAAGCGGGACAAGAGCGCTGGATGATACCGGAGCATAGTGAAT from Paenibacillus sophorae encodes:
- a CDS encoding precorrin-8X methylmutase, coding for MDFKTEFKPLTVQPQEIESKSFEIITEELGEHPFTPEQYPVVQRIIHASADFELGRNIVFHPRAIEAGIAAILGGKKIVADVQMVQVGISKPRIQKFGGSVDVYISDPDVMEEAKRLNTTRAIISMRKAVREAEGGIYAIGNAPTALLELIRMVKEGEAKPDLIIGMPVGFVSAAESKDELRKLDIPFITNLGRKGGSTVVVAAVNALAVMAEKKA
- a CDS encoding cobalt-precorrin-5B (C(1))-methyltransferase; protein product: MSDFVEPENNPKEMRHGFTTGACAAAAAKAAVMMLATHTRVNESTIWLPAGFFHTFTILEGEFSRDTAQCATIKDAGDDPDATHKARIVAMAAWTDGSGIELDGGTGVGRVTKPGLPIPVGEAAINPVPRRMIRKEVQEVLEEYGIDRGVKVVISVPGGEEIAKKTLNGRLGIVGGISILGTRGTVVPFSTSAYKASIIQAIQVARASGCTQVVLTTGGSSEKYAMKLNPELSEESFIQMGDFVGFSLKHVKRLGISTVSLVGMIGKFSKVAQGVMMVHSKSAAVDFGFLAKAAAETGASLELQEAILECNTATQAADLVIEAGLPGFFDKLSEYACRHCLEHIGGGVTVEVVLVTMKGEILGREERSE
- a CDS encoding bifunctional cobalt-precorrin-7 (C(5))-methyltransferase/cobalt-precorrin-6B (C(15))-methyltransferase, which encodes MNKRIKIIGIGDEGPVGLSAASLERIHRADVLAGGERHLSFFPDYRGETIILKGGLGSTVERLAELREDKDVVVLASGDPLFYGIASYMVKKLGADAVEVHPYLSSVQLAFARMGESWQDAAMESVHGRTMKGLAQRINGKEKIALLTDHENSPSAIARYLIDFGINEYEAFVVENLGGEHERCGFWTLDEMSRSEFSPLNVVILRRKPGVAAPQLGYGIEDDEFYQRKPEKGLITKKEVRVLSLAELKLKKDSTVWDIGAGSGSVAVECTLSAPYGQVFAIEKNAGDIENIELNRKKFRADFTVIHDKAPSGLDQLPDPDAVFIGGSGGELRELIRICCSRLKAGGRIVVNAATIETLSESQQALADHGFDSRITLVQISRSKPILNMTRFEGLNPIYVITGFAKPGSERGGTEQP
- the cobI gene encoding precorrin-2 C(20)-methyltransferase; amino-acid sequence: MTTTAVKTGTLYGIGVGPGDPELITVKAFRLMKECPVIAYPKKRMGGKSYALEIVELYINTAEKEMLGLVFPMTKNQETLDREWSRTVSQCWEHLKEGRDIAFVTEGDPNLYSTFIHMARLVQELHPEVPVLSVPGISSVLGAAARLGLPLADGDEQVAIVPARNDRSAMKKALEDHDAVVFIKVAKVLDLIIDLLEEMELVDKASVVMKVTSSDELIWRNVRELKGQELEYLTLMAVKK
- the cobM gene encoding precorrin-4 C(11)-methyltransferase, with amino-acid sequence MKLEPRVYIVGAGPGDPDLITVKGLNILMNADLVLYTDSLVNEQLVARAGSHAKVLQSSGMDLEQMVEVMAEAVLAGKSVARVHTGDPAVYGAILEQMVLLKQRGIAYEIVPGVSSVFAAAAVLGAELTVPDLTQTVILTRAEGRTPVPEREKLRDLASHHCTIALFLSATLAKKVVKEFVEAGWSEDTPVAVVQRATWPDQKIVRTTLRHLNSDLRQAGIRMHAMILAGWALDPGMVDRDEHRSKLYDKSFTHGYRKGQAAYD
- a CDS encoding cobalt-precorrin 5A hydrolase, with protein sequence MTKPYAAVAITKHGVEMARTLAADFPGTDLYYMSKFARGDETELGYGLFEGSVKLILPDLFKAYKGLIIFISLGAVVRMIAPILEDKKKDPAVIVIDDRGQHVISVLSGHLGGANELTLEVAKALGARPVITTASDVQGTIPVDLFGRGFGWEIESFDKATPVSASVVNEERIAVVQEAGETQWWTYDKPLPPHIAVYGHASEAMQAEFDAALVVTDRLLEAGEEAALLKNGVLYRPKTLVLGIGCNRGTSAEEIEHTIISTLSELRLSVKSVRNAATIVLKKDEEGLLEVCRKNKWKLELYTPDELNEVPLRNPSETVYKYTGAYGVSEPAALRSSGAADWLLEKRKSGNVTISIARVPFPSSGQVRV
- a CDS encoding cobyrinate a,c-diamide synthase, with amino-acid sequence MSGNRNRIVIAGTGSGAGKTTVTIGLMAALKRRGLQVQGFKCGPDYIDPTYHTAVTGRASRNLDTWMLSHDIMREIFLRASEGADVSVIEGVMGLYDGKDPLSNTGSTAEISALLESPVILVVNAQSMARSAAAVVLGYQKLDESIRIAGVIVNKCGSRGHYQLVKSAIEQECGIPVVGWMGRDDRLSIPERHLGLVPAIERGELDGLFDRVGDLVEGGVDIESVLSLAGTAPSLAWPKERLFSGGPRPNPGPTIAVARDAAFNFYYRENLELLEQYGARLVYFSPLAGDTVPGDADGVYLGGGFPEEFAAGLAANERVKRDLQARVQEGLPVFAECGGYMYLTRSITDRAGETHAMVGLIPADVAMQDKLAALGYREATALRDCLLMEAGEAIRGHEFHYSKLTADQEDYPYVYQTKGLRGTGFEGYLSDNVMAGYTHLHFASNPKVAERFIQRCLHYSRKRGEASGTA
- the cobO gene encoding cob(I)yrinic acid a,c-diamide adenosyltransferase, encoding MEQPDRRTNRKGYTLVYTGDGKGKTTAALGLAVRASGRGYKVLILQFIKSPQRTYGEHIALRKLGVEIRQLGVGFTWTKTPEEHRSALREAWASAREEVLGGDWDVVVLDEINNALAIEKFPVDDVLPLGEVLDLIRQRPKYLHLVLTGRQAKPEILELADLVSEVQAVKHYYKDGVPAVLGIEY
- the cobU gene encoding bifunctional adenosylcobinamide kinase/adenosylcobinamide-phosphate guanylyltransferase; amino-acid sequence: MMVEAEFYEKKLILATGGARSGKSRFAEQYAGELGLTGGQEVMYIATSQLYDDEMKRRAALHQDRRPAEWRTVEEPYELESVIRRLSEEPVSVVLIDCITLWISNLLLQPDEAGQERWMIPEHSESILERTRELARLLKQAPFSSVLVTNEVGDSLVPEYPLGRVYRDLAGQVNQALAEQADEVFLVVCGIPLNLREAAWRLGGKGQ